In Myxococcus virescens, one genomic interval encodes:
- a CDS encoding FmdB family zinc ribbon protein, producing the protein MPIYEYSCQSCGKMIDVLQKISDPAPATCSACGAEGSMTKVVSRSSFVLKGGGWYSDLYSSTKKDGGSSSSSSSASSSSSASSPASSAPSTPAPAPAPAASGDKK; encoded by the coding sequence ATGCCCATCTACGAGTACTCCTGCCAGAGCTGTGGAAAGATGATCGACGTGCTGCAGAAGATCTCCGACCCCGCCCCTGCCACGTGCAGCGCGTGCGGCGCCGAGGGGTCGATGACCAAGGTCGTCAGCCGCTCGAGCTTCGTCCTCAAGGGCGGGGGCTGGTACTCCGACCTGTACAGCTCCACCAAGAAGGACGGCGGCAGCTCCTCGTCGAGCAGCAGCGCCTCCTCGTCGTCGAGCGCGTCCTCGCCGGCCAGCAGCGCGCCCAGCACGCCCGCTCCGGCCCCCGCGCCGGCGGCCTCGGGCGACAAGAAGTAG